A section of the Prevotella melaninogenica genome encodes:
- a CDS encoding DUF5686 family protein, protein MNRLPRLNKDKHISFVFDKAKEELQVIKNRVIISLLFLLVSFTAQAYSFKALYFNSKPHVVRIDSLLLGKDSLLTATDSMVIATDSLLQMMDSLAKIAAKPAVIDSTLLQCYVVDWQTGDSIPYANALYRNLKLGASSDADGHFSIARKVGEQLTITAVGYKPRHIKITAHTSRELKVTLIADSKQLQGIVVKAKRRHKYSRKDNPAVELMRRVIAAKKQTHLENHDYYQYDKYQKVTMAINNLTPDELEGSMFKKAPWLLDQVETCPYNNKLILPISVDETLTQHLYRKSPRDEKDIVLGQSTKGISKLIQTGEALNTIVKDLFKDINLYDDHIDLLQKRFPSPIGSTAISFYHFYIDDTVYVNQDQCIRLQFMPANQQDFGFRGELYVLNDSSLHVKKCDMQLPANTGVNFVDAMKFQQEFTKLSNGEWALTTDNMIAELKLTDLLQRAIVIRTTGMTNYGFAPIEDKQFKGKAKIIYDTNAKMRDNEFWAAHRTTQLTKSEAGMDSFIKRMANTKHFKWVIFASKALIENFIETGSEDKPSKFDIGPVNTFISKNFIDGIRLRASARTTAKLNPHWFFEGYYAYGTKSHRSYYDAKVTYSFNKPEYQPIEFPVRTISFESTSDVESPSDKYLKHNKDNIFMTFRPVKVEQMYFVNRQKINFNWETDYGLATSLELRTESNRPTGKLVYEKMDGTLVDKLRVSEVSLGFNYRPGQSYVNSKQKRMTVNLDAPEFNVKHTMGIKHFLGGDFNSNLTEVSIYKRFWLGSWGHIDTRVQGGAQWNKVPFQFLITPPVNTSYFEHQGTFNLMKGLEFLNDRYAQFNLAWDLEGKIFNRLPLIKKLKWREYVAFKGMWGHLTDKNNPYLPQNANDTELYKFPVDTRVMTRDPYMEFVVGVHNIFKCLEVDYVRRLTYTNAPGISKNGIRFGFNLVF, encoded by the coding sequence ATGAACAGATTACCCAGACTCAATAAAGATAAACATATATCTTTTGTCTTTGATAAGGCAAAAGAGGAGCTACAAGTGATAAAGAATAGAGTGATTATCTCTCTTCTCTTTTTACTTGTGTCATTTACTGCGCAAGCATATTCTTTTAAGGCATTGTACTTTAATTCGAAGCCTCATGTAGTACGTATTGACTCTTTGTTGTTAGGTAAAGATTCTTTGTTAACAGCAACTGATTCGATGGTGATAGCTACTGACTCATTGCTTCAAATGATGGATTCTTTAGCTAAGATAGCTGCTAAGCCAGCAGTGATAGATAGTACTTTGCTCCAATGTTACGTGGTTGACTGGCAGACGGGAGATAGTATTCCTTATGCGAATGCGCTCTATCGGAATTTAAAGTTAGGTGCATCGAGTGATGCTGATGGGCATTTTTCTATAGCTCGAAAGGTGGGTGAACAGCTTACTATTACTGCTGTAGGTTATAAGCCACGTCATATCAAGATTACTGCACATACTTCAAGAGAATTGAAGGTGACCCTTATTGCAGACTCTAAGCAACTTCAAGGGATTGTTGTGAAGGCTAAGCGACGTCATAAGTATTCTCGTAAGGATAATCCAGCAGTAGAGTTGATGCGGCGTGTTATTGCTGCGAAGAAACAAACCCATTTGGAGAACCATGATTACTATCAGTATGATAAGTATCAGAAGGTGACAATGGCTATTAATAACCTTACACCTGATGAACTTGAAGGCTCTATGTTTAAGAAGGCTCCTTGGCTTCTTGACCAAGTGGAGACTTGTCCTTATAATAACAAACTCATTCTTCCAATCTCTGTAGATGAAACGCTTACGCAGCATCTTTATCGTAAGAGTCCACGTGATGAGAAGGATATTGTGTTGGGACAGTCTACTAAGGGTATTTCAAAACTTATACAAACGGGTGAAGCTTTGAATACAATTGTGAAGGACCTCTTTAAGGATATCAATCTTTATGATGACCATATTGACCTCCTTCAGAAACGTTTTCCTTCTCCAATCGGTTCTACAGCTATTTCATTTTATCATTTTTATATAGACGATACGGTCTATGTAAATCAGGATCAGTGTATTCGTTTGCAGTTTATGCCAGCCAACCAGCAGGACTTTGGATTCCGTGGTGAGTTGTATGTATTGAATGATAGTTCGCTTCATGTGAAGAAGTGTGATATGCAGTTGCCTGCTAATACAGGTGTTAACTTTGTTGATGCTATGAAGTTTCAGCAGGAATTCACGAAGTTAAGCAATGGAGAGTGGGCTTTGACAACAGACAATATGATTGCTGAGTTAAAGCTAACAGACCTCTTACAACGTGCTATTGTCATTCGTACGACTGGTATGACAAACTATGGCTTTGCTCCTATTGAGGATAAACAGTTTAAGGGTAAAGCAAAGATTATATACGATACCAATGCTAAGATGCGTGATAATGAGTTTTGGGCAGCACACAGAACAACGCAATTGACGAAGAGTGAGGCTGGGATGGACTCGTTTATCAAGCGAATGGCAAATACTAAGCATTTCAAATGGGTGATTTTTGCATCCAAGGCATTGATAGAGAACTTTATTGAAACAGGTTCTGAAGATAAGCCAAGTAAGTTTGATATCGGCCCTGTCAATACTTTCATCTCAAAGAACTTTATTGATGGTATTCGCTTGCGTGCCTCTGCTCGTACGACAGCTAAGCTTAATCCTCATTGGTTCTTTGAGGGTTACTATGCTTATGGTACGAAGTCACACCGCAGTTATTACGATGCTAAGGTTACTTACTCATTCAATAAGCCAGAGTATCAGCCAATAGAATTCCCTGTACGTACTATTTCGTTCGAATCAACAAGTGACGTAGAGTCTCCATCAGATAAGTATCTGAAACACAATAAGGATAATATCTTCATGACTTTCCGCCCAGTGAAGGTTGAGCAGATGTATTTTGTTAATCGTCAGAAGATAAACTTTAATTGGGAGACAGATTATGGTTTGGCTACAAGTTTGGAACTTCGTACAGAGAGTAATAGACCAACTGGTAAACTTGTATATGAGAAGATGGATGGTACACTGGTAGACAAACTGCGTGTGAGTGAGGTTAGTCTTGGATTCAATTATCGTCCTGGACAGTCTTATGTGAACTCAAAGCAAAAGCGTATGACTGTAAATCTCGATGCACCAGAGTTCAATGTTAAGCATACAATGGGTATTAAGCATTTCTTAGGAGGTGACTTTAATAGTAATCTTACTGAGGTTTCTATTTATAAACGTTTCTGGTTAGGTAGCTGGGGTCACATTGATACGCGTGTGCAAGGTGGTGCACAATGGAATAAGGTGCCATTCCAATTCCTTATCACTCCTCCTGTGAACACGTCTTATTTTGAACATCAAGGAACGTTCAACCTTATGAAAGGACTTGAATTCCTTAATGACCGATATGCACAGTTTAATCTTGCGTGGGACTTAGAAGGTAAGATTTTCAACCGTCTTCCACTCATTAAGAAACTGAAGTGGCGTGAGTATGTTGCCTTTAAAGGGATGTGGGGACATTTAACAGATAAGAACAACCCATACTTACCACAGAATGCTAATGATACAGAATTGTATAAGTTCCCTGTCGACACACGTGTAATGACGCGCGATCCTTACATGGAGTTTGTTGTCGGAGTACATAATATCTTCAAATGTTTGGAGGTTGATTACGTTCGTCGACTTACTTATACGAATGCTCCAGGAATATCAAAGAATGGTATTAGATTTGGTTTTAATCTGGTTTTCTAA
- a CDS encoding ribonuclease E/G yields the protein MTSEVIIDAQPKEISIALLEDKRLVEYQREPREASFSVGNIYVAKVKKLMPGLNACFVDVGYERDAFLHYLDLGSQFNSYAKYLKQVQSDRKKLYPIQKATRLPDLQKDGTVQNTLQVGQEVMVQIVKEPISTKGPRLTGEISFAGRFLVLIPFGHKVSVSSKIKSGEERARLKQLIQSITPKNFGVIVRTVAEGKRVAELDAEMKVLLSRWNEAITKLQKTQERPQLVFEETGRAVAMLRDLFNPTYENIYVNDDEICTAVRHYVSLIAPEKAGIVKKYTGKVPIFDNFDVTKQIKSSFGKTINYGHGCYLIIEHTEAMHVVDVNSGNRTKEKAQEQNALDTNLGAADELARQLRLRDMGGIIVVDFIDMNLAEDRQMLYERMCKNMQKDRARHNILPLSKFGLMQITRQRVRPVMDVDVDENCPTCFGSGKIRSSILFTDQLERKIDRLVNKVGVKKFYLHVHPYVAAYINKGFISMKRKWQMKYGWGVNIIPSQKLAYLQYEFYDAKQQFIDMKEQNDNS from the coding sequence ATGACAAGCGAAGTAATTATTGATGCCCAACCGAAAGAGATTTCGATAGCGCTGCTCGAAGACAAGCGTCTGGTTGAATACCAGCGTGAGCCAAGAGAAGCCAGTTTCTCGGTTGGAAACATCTACGTGGCAAAGGTTAAGAAACTGATGCCAGGGCTTAACGCCTGCTTTGTAGATGTAGGTTATGAGCGTGACGCCTTTCTTCATTATCTTGACTTAGGGAGCCAATTCAACTCCTATGCGAAGTATCTGAAACAGGTTCAGAGTGACCGCAAGAAACTTTATCCCATTCAGAAAGCCACTCGCCTACCCGACTTGCAAAAGGACGGAACTGTTCAAAACACATTGCAGGTAGGACAAGAGGTGATGGTACAGATTGTTAAAGAACCCATTTCCACCAAAGGACCTCGCCTTACAGGCGAAATATCATTCGCTGGCAGATTCCTGGTGCTTATACCATTCGGGCATAAAGTTAGCGTATCATCTAAAATCAAAAGCGGAGAAGAACGTGCACGTCTCAAGCAACTCATACAGAGTATTACGCCAAAGAATTTCGGTGTAATTGTCCGTACTGTAGCTGAAGGTAAACGCGTTGCCGAGCTTGATGCTGAGATGAAAGTCCTATTGAGCCGATGGAATGAAGCAATCACAAAACTGCAAAAGACACAGGAACGTCCTCAACTTGTTTTTGAGGAGACTGGACGTGCTGTTGCTATGCTGCGTGACCTCTTCAATCCAACCTACGAAAACATCTACGTCAACGACGACGAGATTTGCACTGCCGTTCGACACTATGTCTCTCTAATAGCCCCTGAAAAGGCGGGCATCGTGAAGAAGTACACTGGTAAGGTGCCAATCTTCGACAACTTTGACGTTACGAAGCAAATTAAATCCAGCTTCGGCAAGACCATCAATTATGGTCATGGCTGCTACCTCATCATTGAACACACTGAGGCAATGCACGTTGTGGATGTGAATAGTGGAAACAGAACAAAAGAAAAAGCACAGGAACAGAATGCTCTTGACACCAACCTTGGTGCTGCCGATGAGTTAGCTCGCCAGCTTCGACTGCGTGATATGGGTGGAATCATTGTCGTTGACTTCATCGACATGAATCTTGCTGAAGACCGCCAGATGCTGTACGAGCGTATGTGTAAGAATATGCAGAAGGACCGTGCACGTCACAACATCCTTCCACTTAGCAAGTTCGGACTTATGCAGATTACTCGCCAGCGTGTACGCCCAGTGATGGACGTAGATGTAGATGAGAACTGCCCTACTTGTTTCGGTAGTGGCAAGATTCGTTCAAGCATCCTCTTTACTGATCAGTTGGAGCGTAAGATTGACCGATTGGTTAATAAGGTTGGAGTAAAGAAATTCTATTTGCACGTTCATCCATACGTTGCAGCTTACATTAACAAGGGTTTTATTTCCATGAAACGTAAGTGGCAAATGAAGTATGGTTGGGGTGTGAATATCATTCCTTCACAAAAACTTGCCTATTTGCAGTATGAGTTCTATGACGCAAAACAGCAGTTCATTGATATGAAGGAACAGAACGACAATTCCTGA
- a CDS encoding PD-(D/E)XK nuclease family protein, which yields MPNNLFRPLGHKELLILTKLLGEKLNKLPYKFNLLEEVWADENAHSRILVNLLRDKTTLHSFISFLKRRYDRRFDFDEESVVSPQITSERYRIDGLICEHNKYAIIIENKIHGAKEQPKQLSRYIEKCNSLGYSLSKIFVIYITRTQYEHASKQTWGDFKDTFSTEPRYVDISYKENIIDWLDEYYQEIPRKEEDLASGIYQYKAYLIQLTNNYKYKKMDPNIKNLITSSLQLEDKNGEEQLLALKANKSAIDNLSGYIDALMIEAYKKIFEEWSIKLGVEFNTLELLHHSNDDNYLKTGIILPYSEKYKIAVLIEQNLQNKNIYIGFGRHYVSEQLIPEVKKYCESLLEERELEGWKTDDNIWWYCWKYTTIELGYAELVALIKLVQDKMNTN from the coding sequence ATGCCAAATAATTTGTTTAGACCATTAGGTCACAAAGAGTTGTTAATACTAACGAAGTTGTTAGGTGAAAAATTAAATAAACTTCCATATAAATTTAATTTATTGGAAGAAGTTTGGGCAGATGAGAATGCTCATAGTCGGATATTGGTAAACCTGCTTCGGGATAAAACTACTTTACATTCTTTTATTAGTTTCTTAAAAAGGAGATATGATAGGAGATTCGATTTTGATGAAGAAAGTGTGGTTTCACCTCAGATTACATCTGAGAGGTATAGAATTGATGGTCTTATTTGTGAACATAATAAGTATGCTATTATTATAGAGAATAAGATACATGGAGCAAAAGAGCAACCAAAACAGTTAAGTAGGTATATCGAAAAGTGTAATAGCCTTGGTTATTCGTTATCTAAGATTTTTGTTATTTACATTACGCGTACGCAATATGAACATGCATCTAAACAGACTTGGGGAGATTTTAAAGATACTTTTTCTACTGAGCCTCGATATGTTGATATTTCTTATAAAGAGAATATAATAGACTGGTTAGATGAATATTATCAAGAGATACCACGTAAGGAGGAAGACTTGGCTTCTGGTATTTACCAGTATAAAGCTTATTTAATACAATTGACAAACAATTATAAATACAAAAAGATGGATCCAAATATTAAGAATCTTATAACCTCAAGTTTACAACTTGAAGATAAAAACGGAGAAGAACAGCTTCTTGCTTTGAAAGCTAATAAGAGTGCGATAGATAACTTGTCAGGTTATATAGATGCTTTAATGATAGAGGCATATAAAAAAATATTTGAAGAATGGAGTATTAAGTTGGGTGTGGAGTTTAATACTCTTGAATTGTTACACCATAGTAATGATGATAACTATCTCAAGACAGGAATAATATTGCCTTATAGTGAAAAGTACAAAATAGCAGTGCTTATAGAACAAAATCTTCAGAATAAGAATATTTATATTGGTTTTGGTAGACATTATGTAAGTGAACAGCTTATACCAGAAGTAAAGAAGTATTGTGAATCTTTATTGGAGGAAAGAGAGTTAGAAGGCTGGAAAACTGATGATAATATATGGTGGTATTGTTGGAAATATACTACAATAGAACTTGGTTATGCAGAGTTAGTAGCTTTAATAAAGTTAGTACAAGATAAGATGAATACCAATTAA
- a CDS encoding DUF4153 domain-containing protein, with translation MSLADKYDHIVKTLKRFPFTFCYIIIATVYLWIFSHKRQNLESGIEFFMIFWPLSGTVFSYVVHLYSENKSRGKSLIINLLSNILWTTICVFFSHNFPLNNSFKASCVACCVAIVLALWVIPFVGQKDDRPAINFVLGFVKHIFLSLIVSLILFLGLELLIQSFIFLFDFHVEETQVLYLLIFCFFFLAPSLVVLQTPSGEDKYAVRNWTENKFMNGVIHFLVIPLHLVYLLTLYLYVIKIVLTWTLPNGWVSWLVTALMFLTIVIVFLLYPVNFQAEKKRFDQLVLRYLPIVVLPLLFLMSIGIIRRFNDYGISVLRIYLLAFNLWCYAVCIGLYVVKAKRLSWIVGSFTALVLILTVLPYNVFTFTRNKLQSDIKQIAMENGVTKFPMDSATYKKLVKSLGEVQGEQLSDKVYYLSSTFDTLAIDGLVDRKGVFIYEFLYRSEVKTESHFVDIDCKYSASLCTIPKGYTSYRIVGHDYSSERFSFETKNDTMFITMDYMLNDKKVEDVISIPINTLDEMDKADNPLPITFYGKNICFYMTNLQGDLNEHSVDLRGILFKK, from the coding sequence ATGAGTCTTGCAGACAAATATGATCATATTGTCAAGACGTTAAAACGTTTTCCTTTTACCTTTTGTTATATTATTATAGCAACAGTATATTTATGGATATTCAGCCATAAGCGACAGAACTTGGAGTCAGGAATAGAGTTTTTCATGATTTTTTGGCCTTTGTCGGGAACTGTTTTCTCTTATGTTGTTCACTTATATTCAGAGAATAAATCCAGAGGGAAAAGTTTGATAATAAATCTTTTATCAAATATTCTTTGGACGACTATCTGTGTTTTCTTCTCGCATAATTTTCCCTTGAATAATTCTTTTAAGGCATCTTGTGTTGCTTGTTGTGTTGCTATTGTATTGGCTCTTTGGGTTATTCCTTTTGTTGGCCAGAAAGATGATAGACCTGCAATCAATTTTGTCTTAGGTTTTGTTAAGCATATCTTTTTGTCTCTTATTGTATCATTAATTTTGTTTTTAGGTCTGGAGTTATTGATACAGTCATTTATTTTTCTGTTCGATTTTCATGTTGAGGAAACGCAAGTACTCTATCTCCTTATCTTCTGTTTCTTCTTCTTAGCACCTTCGTTAGTTGTGCTTCAAACTCCTTCAGGAGAAGATAAATATGCTGTTCGTAATTGGACGGAGAATAAGTTTATGAATGGTGTCATACATTTCTTGGTGATACCACTTCATTTGGTCTACCTTTTAACTTTGTATCTTTATGTTATTAAGATCGTTCTAACGTGGACATTGCCTAATGGTTGGGTCAGTTGGTTGGTAACTGCACTGATGTTTCTGACAATCGTCATTGTCTTTCTACTTTATCCTGTTAATTTCCAAGCAGAGAAGAAGCGCTTCGATCAACTTGTTTTACGCTATCTTCCTATAGTCGTATTACCCTTATTGTTTTTGATGTCTATTGGTATTATCCGTCGTTTTAACGATTATGGAATATCTGTGTTACGTATATATTTACTTGCTTTCAACCTTTGGTGTTATGCTGTTTGCATTGGGCTTTACGTGGTAAAGGCGAAGCGCTTATCATGGATTGTAGGTTCATTTACTGCATTGGTACTTATACTCACGGTATTGCCTTATAATGTCTTTACTTTTACACGTAATAAGTTGCAAAGTGATATTAAGCAGATCGCTATGGAAAATGGCGTAACGAAGTTTCCAATGGATAGTGCTACGTATAAAAAACTGGTAAAGAGTTTAGGAGAAGTTCAAGGTGAGCAGCTTTCCGATAAAGTTTACTATTTATCAAGCACATTTGATACGTTGGCTATAGATGGACTTGTTGATAGAAAGGGAGTCTTTATATATGAATTTTTATATAGGTCAGAGGTTAAAACAGAAAGTCACTTTGTAGATATTGATTGTAAATATTCTGCTTCACTCTGTACAATTCCTAAGGGATATACTTCTTATAGAATTGTAGGACATGATTATTCTTCAGAACGTTTTTCATTTGAAACAAAGAATGATACTATGTTTATAACGATGGACTATATGCTGAATGATAAGAAGGTAGAGGATGTTATCTCTATTCCTATTAATACATTGGATGAGATGGATAAAGCAGACAATCCTCTTCCAATAACATTCTATGGTAAGAATATCTGCTTTTACATGACCAATCTTCAAGGTGATTTGAATGAGCATAGTGTAGATTTAAGAGGAATCTTGTTTAAGAAGTAA
- a CDS encoding inositol-3-phosphate synthase, whose translation MKQTNVKPAEGRLGIMVVGCGAVATTFMTGVLMTRKGLTKPIGAMTQYDKIRVGRGADKKYLHYKDIVPLANLDDIVFGTWDVYPQNAYQAAVYAEVLKAKDIEPVREELMAIKPLKAAFDRNYAKRLDGDNVKDCKTRWDMVLELQKDIQNFKKEHGCERVVVIWAASTEIYVPYDEACHKTLEQLESAMKADDREHIAPSMCYAYAALTKGCPFIMGAPNTTVDIPAMWELAEKTRMPIAGKDFKTGQTLVKSGFAPIIKTRNLGLAGWFSTNILGNRDGLVLDEPANFHTKEVSKLSTLETICRADEQPDLYGNIYHKVRINYYPPRNDDKEGWDNIDIFGWMGYPMQIKINFLCRDSILAAPLLLDLTLLSDLAARAGRYGIQRFLSIFLKSPMHDFTRGEEAVNNLFEQYTMLKNAIREMGGYEADEEID comes from the coding sequence ATGAAGCAAACAAACGTAAAGCCTGCAGAAGGCAGATTAGGAATAATGGTCGTTGGTTGCGGCGCAGTTGCTACGACCTTCATGACTGGAGTGTTAATGACACGCAAGGGTCTTACGAAGCCTATCGGAGCTATGACTCAATATGATAAAATCCGTGTAGGACGTGGAGCAGATAAGAAATATCTTCATTACAAAGATATTGTTCCATTGGCAAACTTAGACGATATTGTCTTTGGTACATGGGATGTGTATCCTCAGAATGCTTATCAGGCTGCAGTATATGCTGAAGTGTTGAAGGCAAAGGATATTGAACCTGTACGTGAGGAACTGATGGCTATCAAGCCTCTGAAAGCTGCTTTTGACCGAAACTATGCTAAGCGACTGGATGGTGACAATGTTAAAGACTGCAAGACACGCTGGGATATGGTGCTTGAATTGCAGAAAGACATTCAGAACTTTAAGAAAGAGCATGGCTGTGAACGTGTAGTTGTTATCTGGGCTGCTTCTACCGAGATTTATGTACCATACGACGAGGCATGTCATAAGACACTTGAGCAATTGGAATCGGCTATGAAGGCAGATGACAGAGAGCATATTGCTCCATCAATGTGTTATGCATACGCGGCATTGACAAAAGGTTGTCCGTTTATTATGGGTGCTCCTAATACAACGGTTGATATACCTGCTATGTGGGAGTTGGCTGAGAAGACACGTATGCCTATTGCAGGTAAGGACTTTAAGACTGGTCAGACATTGGTTAAGTCGGGCTTTGCTCCTATCATTAAGACACGTAACCTTGGTCTTGCAGGGTGGTTCTCAACGAACATCTTGGGTAATCGTGACGGCTTGGTTCTTGATGAACCAGCTAATTTTCACACAAAGGAAGTAAGTAAGTTGTCAACACTTGAAACAATTTGTAGAGCTGATGAACAGCCCGATCTTTATGGTAATATCTATCATAAAGTGCGTATCAATTATTATCCACCTCGTAATGACGATAAGGAGGGATGGGATAATATTGATATCTTTGGCTGGATGGGTTACCCAATGCAGATAAAGATTAATTTCCTTTGCCGTGACTCAATCCTTGCTGCACCATTGCTTCTTGATCTTACATTGCTCTCTGATCTTGCTGCGAGGGCTGGTCGTTATGGTATTCAGCGTTTCTTGAGTATCTTCCTTAAGAGTCCAATGCACGATTTTACCCGTGGTGAGGAAGCTGTCAATAACCTCTTTGAACAGTATACCATGCTGAAGAATGCTATCCGAGAAATGGGGGGATATGAAGCAGATGAAGAAATCGATTAG
- the fabD gene encoding ACP S-malonyltransferase, giving the protein MKAFVFPGQGSQFVGMGKDLYDNNPLAKELFDKADEILGFKITEIMFAGTDEQLKETKVTQPAVFLHSVISALCLGDEFKPDMVAGHSLGEFSALVAAGALSFEDGLKLVAARANAMQKACEQNPGTMAAIIGLADEKVEEICASVSKDGKVCVAANFNCPGQLVISGSTEGINEACELMKEAGAKRALPLKVGGAFHSPLMQPAKDELQAAIEATTFNAPKCPVYQNVDALPHTDPAEIQKNLIAQLTSSVRWTKSAQNMIADGATEFVECGPGAALQGMLGRIDKTVNAHGV; this is encoded by the coding sequence ATGAAAGCATTTGTATTCCCTGGACAGGGATCTCAGTTTGTTGGTATGGGTAAGGACCTCTATGACAACAACCCATTAGCAAAGGAACTTTTCGATAAGGCTGACGAGATTCTTGGCTTCAAGATAACCGAGATTATGTTTGCTGGTACAGACGAGCAGTTGAAAGAAACTAAGGTTACTCAGCCTGCAGTATTCCTCCATAGCGTTATTTCAGCTCTTTGCTTAGGTGATGAGTTCAAGCCTGATATGGTAGCAGGTCACTCTTTGGGTGAGTTCTCTGCACTTGTAGCAGCTGGTGCACTGAGTTTCGAAGACGGTTTGAAACTTGTTGCAGCGCGTGCTAATGCTATGCAGAAGGCTTGTGAGCAGAATCCGGGTACTATGGCAGCTATTATTGGTTTGGCTGATGAGAAAGTTGAGGAAATCTGTGCATCAGTTTCAAAGGATGGTAAGGTTTGCGTTGCTGCTAACTTTAACTGCCCTGGTCAGTTGGTTATCTCTGGTTCAACAGAGGGTATCAATGAGGCTTGCGAGTTGATGAAGGAAGCTGGTGCTAAGCGTGCATTGCCATTGAAGGTGGGTGGTGCTTTCCACTCTCCATTGATGCAGCCAGCTAAGGACGAATTGCAGGCAGCTATTGAGGCAACTACATTCAATGCACCAAAGTGCCCTGTTTATCAGAATGTAGATGCTTTGCCACACACTGATCCAGCAGAGATTCAGAAGAATCTCATCGCTCAGCTTACATCAAGCGTACGTTGGACAAAGAGCGCACAGAATATGATCGCTGATGGTGCTACAGAGTTCGTTGAGTGCGGACCTGGTGCTGCTTTGCAGGGTATGCTTGGTCGCATCGACAAGACCGTTAATGCACACGGTGTATAA
- the crcB gene encoding fluoride efflux transporter CrcB has protein sequence MIKDIILVGIGSFVGGSLRMVISKYVQLAVAGSFPLGTMVVNVLGCFLIGVFSSLSSDNGGVSPAVRLMLTTGFCGGFTTFSTFMNEHATLLKGGDGFILSSLYIIVSLALGFIALLAGRHLVMSIH, from the coding sequence ATGATAAAGGATATTATCTTAGTCGGTATTGGAAGTTTTGTTGGTGGCAGTCTTCGAATGGTTATTTCGAAGTATGTTCAGTTGGCTGTAGCTGGCTCATTTCCTTTGGGAACAATGGTTGTAAATGTACTTGGATGTTTCCTTATAGGTGTTTTTTCCTCATTATCCAGTGATAATGGAGGAGTTAGTCCAGCTGTTCGCCTTATGCTTACTACTGGTTTTTGTGGAGGTTTTACAACCTTTTCAACCTTTATGAATGAGCATGCAACGTTATTAAAGGGAGGGGATGGTTTTATTCTTTCCTCCCTTTATATCATAGTTTCCCTTGCATTAGGCTTTATTGCTTTATTAGCAGGTCGCCACCTTGTTATGTCTATTCACTAA